In one Cellulomonas sp. JZ18 genomic region, the following are encoded:
- a CDS encoding MoxR family ATPase yields the protein MPLTPEQTTWFANSFRALVDNVEHAVLGKRHVVELVLATAVAGGHVLLEDFPGTGKTALARAVSQTIRGTSTRIQFTPDLLPGDVTGITVFDQKSGEFEFHAGPVFANVVLADEINRASPKTQAALLEVMEEGNVTVDGVTRSVGRPFLVVATQNPVESAGTYRLPEAQLDRFMIKTSLGYPDDASTMRILQGSAHPRRDVPGIADASTLVQMGELASQVYVNPIVHDYVLRLVNATRHAAEVRLGVSVRGAIALSRMVVAWAAAQGRDFVTPDDVRTLAEPVLAHRLLLEPEAEFDGVTPSAVMGQILLDVAAPAENGAA from the coding sequence ATGCCCCTGACGCCCGAGCAGACGACCTGGTTCGCGAACTCCTTCCGCGCGCTGGTCGACAACGTCGAGCACGCCGTCCTCGGCAAGCGCCACGTGGTCGAGCTGGTGCTCGCCACGGCCGTGGCCGGCGGCCACGTGCTGCTCGAGGACTTCCCGGGCACGGGCAAGACGGCCCTCGCGCGCGCCGTCTCGCAGACGATCCGGGGCACCTCGACGCGCATCCAGTTCACCCCCGACCTGCTGCCCGGCGACGTCACCGGCATCACGGTGTTCGACCAGAAGTCCGGCGAGTTCGAGTTCCACGCCGGGCCGGTGTTCGCGAACGTCGTCCTGGCGGACGAGATCAACCGGGCGAGCCCCAAGACGCAGGCCGCGCTGCTCGAGGTGATGGAGGAGGGCAACGTCACGGTCGACGGCGTCACCCGGTCGGTCGGGCGCCCGTTCCTCGTCGTCGCGACGCAGAACCCGGTCGAGTCCGCCGGCACGTACCGGCTGCCGGAGGCGCAGCTGGACCGCTTCATGATCAAGACGTCGCTGGGGTACCCCGACGACGCGTCGACGATGCGCATCCTGCAGGGCTCGGCCCACCCGCGGCGCGACGTGCCGGGCATCGCCGACGCCTCGACGCTCGTGCAGATGGGGGAGCTCGCGTCGCAGGTGTACGTCAACCCGATCGTGCACGACTACGTGCTGCGCCTGGTCAACGCGACCCGGCACGCGGCGGAGGTGCGCCTGGGCGTCAGCGTGCGCGGGGCGATCGCGCTGTCCCGGATGGTCGTCGCGTGGGCCGCGGCCCAGGGGCGCGACTTCGTCACGCCCGACGACGTGCGCACGCTCGCCGAGCCCGTGCTGGCGCACCGCCTGCTGCTGGAGCCCGAGGCCGAGTTCGACGGCGTGACCCCGAGCGCCGTCATGGGCCAGATCCTGCTCGACGTCGCGGCACCCGCGGAGAACGGCGCCGCGTGA
- a CDS encoding Ig-like domain-containing protein, which translates to MVVAALGVTAAVLAQGYDAQRTPAVETAVWVARDAGQYARFDTELGEIDTVRSVDDPTTVVQHGARAAVVAQGMQQLWTVDPALPADLRQDGGDGEEGAEALATPGGTQQVAASGDWMVFLDDTGTASVRRLDADPTTPATPLDPEGLDAASATPQAQDEEPAEPWAADAVSVDDAGRVALYGASDRTVRVLDAATGALLEGPVEVADGPEEVVDVRLTLVGGDWVLLDASDGRLWTAAREAAVQTDAGAGAVLQEATSTGSTVLVADRDGLLEVPLDEGDARRTQEAEGTPASPVRLADGTRVAAWLTATAGTLWTSGAEPVALEVDAEALETLPDLHPVVRSNGGRAVLEETGSGALWTVPDGRAVPLSQWTATQEDDRTTGTSAVEEVTQQMPPVATPDAFGVRPGQDVRLPVLLNDHDPNTGDVLTVDAESLSPMSDPAFASLRLAHDDQVVVASVTALEGSATFTYAVTDGTDRSEPVTVTLTVVPDDAQGPPAWCEVEGCTQTWPTAVLAPGGTARIGVLDAWVDPEGDPFVLQSVEVADPTAPLQVAAGPDGSLTIRHTDPNAAAASTALTVVVADSRGGTTERTLDVAVQSAPDLAVDGTVLVVSEGRTKTIDLAPQVTSGSGRYRLRDVVPVGVDGGAGVTVAATGAGMRVQVTANTAGEHPVTFTVHDDLTGVERSALLRVRVPADDRAVVLPPTTAYVWAHEDTTVDVVSAVQGAARHVLMVSFATSDSPALGVDVIDATALRLRATSADAQPGLLGTVTVTVTDGADVRTQGKVAVFLVGPVTGQGVVAQPDVATVRVGGTVDIPVTDNDVAPMGGRTTLLPDLVTSGTPGELAFVSGGTVRYVAPETPGTYTVGYDVAWSQDTSRTSSATVTVTVVDATANRPPVAPVLEGRVVAGGTVRIQFDPAGTDPDGDAVTLVGVGRPEPGQGAATVAETGDGLRFVAPSTLTPGQQVTFTYLLRDSRGATSTGTVRVGVLPAGARSGAPVAYVDYVRVTASQDEPVTLEPLANDREPDGGPLTLTALRSDALPGTPEAARLDALVDEAGTSLEDGVVVLRAGDVLGVHAYVYTVTASDGVSTAEGLVVVEVVADATGEQPFVADTVVTLRDRDQLSGAGVDVVEGKVRWANGRPGDLRLSVWGDAAATWTANGTRISGPLPRGGAVVPFVLEGTDARGTQVRAYGLLRVPAFDDMRLTTFDDLDPLAVDEDATAETRLSSVVQAGRGDRLEVRTDPAPVAQRSAARCTVTADGTLRYAAGSGAPWQDTCTVAVRVVGQETWTDVLVPVEIRPAAPQAVLAPVSRTVAPGATETIDLGSMLSWEGGRVGDEGSIVFTTSLSGAGGTLELQQDGRTLAVTARANAVPGTRATVTVRVAQYGGLQSTVDLLVGAAPTDAPRGATIAATCNVADGSGCTIPVVGVAGEYDPFAGRPGAGLELAQVGSAGTVACAVATVSAGDRGTVRVSWPAGSRPAGGTCAVPFTVRDAQGRLGAGRVDLDVLGYPAQPGSLTLASYTASSVVLDLALGEAGRAHPAVSGVTVYQDGQPVAASCSPAGASTYRCTVGGLRNGEPHGYTARVRNAVGESPDSTPVQAWAYAAPAVAGVRAEAVYDPARTSPTQGVARVTIAAADDARAFRVSGLDAEVPRSGRGETTVDVVLPVGAQTVTVVPLSRFVPPNGGTDASGNPSQASVTVAGTPLVTGGTAASGDRSITVSGASVDPNGSALGTSLLYGAFPRGVEPTCTMGGDRRAHLSGRGGAVTEAPTIGGLENDERYGVYVCGSNGFGTDLKFVGEVMVFTPFPSPSVESGWGVRNQPAPPQDGRYVWADVKQPSVRHEPFLNLQFQVNGGGWRSGFELPAGVVDPRVEARQCSYRNPDNCSPAVVVPRDPALAPSTVTVQFPVRTCTVDPTGRDVVVSGGAQDAARVAVEQVEEGGRLVTRWTLTWTGAFAGLSPVTHDNRGERCPVPQPEPTPTPTTPTAP; encoded by the coding sequence GTGGTGGTCGCCGCGCTCGGCGTCACGGCGGCCGTGCTCGCCCAGGGGTACGACGCGCAGCGCACGCCCGCGGTCGAGACCGCCGTGTGGGTCGCGCGCGACGCGGGGCAGTACGCACGCTTCGACACCGAGCTCGGCGAGATCGACACCGTGCGGTCCGTCGACGACCCGACGACGGTCGTCCAGCACGGCGCGCGTGCCGCCGTCGTCGCCCAGGGCATGCAGCAGCTGTGGACCGTCGACCCGGCGCTGCCGGCCGACCTGCGCCAGGACGGCGGGGACGGCGAGGAGGGCGCCGAGGCGCTCGCGACGCCGGGCGGCACGCAGCAGGTCGCCGCGTCGGGCGACTGGATGGTGTTCCTCGACGACACGGGCACCGCCTCGGTGCGGCGCCTCGACGCCGACCCGACGACGCCCGCCACGCCGCTCGACCCGGAGGGGCTCGACGCGGCCTCGGCCACGCCGCAGGCGCAGGACGAGGAGCCGGCGGAGCCGTGGGCGGCCGACGCGGTGAGCGTGGACGACGCCGGCCGCGTGGCCCTGTACGGGGCGTCGGACCGCACCGTGCGGGTGCTGGACGCGGCGACGGGCGCGCTGCTCGAGGGGCCGGTCGAGGTCGCGGACGGCCCCGAGGAGGTCGTCGACGTGCGGCTCACGCTCGTCGGGGGCGACTGGGTGCTGCTGGACGCGTCCGACGGGCGGCTGTGGACCGCGGCGCGCGAGGCGGCCGTGCAGACGGACGCCGGCGCCGGGGCGGTGCTGCAGGAGGCGACGAGCACGGGCTCGACCGTCCTCGTGGCCGACCGCGACGGGCTGCTCGAGGTGCCGCTCGACGAGGGCGACGCGCGGCGCACGCAGGAGGCCGAGGGCACGCCCGCGTCGCCCGTGCGCCTCGCGGACGGCACGCGCGTGGCCGCCTGGCTGACGGCGACCGCGGGCACACTGTGGACGTCGGGGGCGGAGCCCGTCGCGCTCGAGGTGGACGCCGAGGCCCTCGAGACGCTGCCCGACCTGCACCCGGTCGTGCGCAGCAACGGAGGCCGCGCCGTGCTGGAGGAGACCGGCTCGGGTGCCCTGTGGACCGTGCCGGACGGACGCGCGGTCCCGCTGTCGCAGTGGACGGCGACGCAGGAGGACGACCGCACGACGGGCACGAGCGCCGTCGAGGAGGTCACCCAGCAGATGCCGCCCGTCGCCACCCCGGACGCGTTCGGCGTGCGACCGGGGCAGGACGTGCGGCTGCCGGTCCTGCTCAACGACCACGACCCGAACACGGGCGACGTCCTCACGGTCGACGCCGAGTCGCTCAGCCCGATGTCCGACCCGGCCTTCGCGTCGCTGCGCCTCGCGCACGACGACCAGGTCGTCGTCGCGTCCGTCACCGCGCTCGAGGGCTCCGCGACGTTCACGTACGCCGTCACCGACGGCACCGACCGCTCCGAGCCGGTCACCGTGACCCTGACGGTCGTGCCCGACGACGCCCAGGGGCCGCCGGCCTGGTGCGAGGTCGAGGGCTGCACGCAGACGTGGCCCACGGCCGTCCTCGCGCCCGGCGGCACCGCGCGCATCGGCGTGCTCGACGCGTGGGTCGACCCCGAGGGCGACCCGTTCGTGCTGCAGTCGGTCGAGGTGGCCGACCCGACCGCGCCCCTGCAGGTGGCCGCCGGCCCCGACGGGTCCCTGACGATCCGGCACACGGACCCGAACGCCGCGGCCGCCTCGACCGCGCTCACGGTGGTCGTCGCGGACTCGCGGGGTGGCACGACCGAGCGCACGCTCGACGTCGCCGTGCAGTCGGCGCCCGACCTGGCCGTCGACGGGACGGTGCTCGTGGTGAGCGAGGGCCGCACCAAGACCATCGACCTCGCGCCGCAGGTGACGTCGGGCTCGGGGCGCTACCGCCTGCGCGACGTCGTGCCGGTGGGCGTCGACGGCGGCGCGGGCGTGACCGTCGCCGCCACCGGCGCCGGCATGCGCGTCCAGGTCACGGCGAACACCGCCGGCGAGCACCCCGTCACCTTCACCGTGCACGACGACCTCACGGGCGTGGAGCGCAGCGCGCTGCTGCGCGTGCGGGTGCCCGCGGACGACCGCGCGGTCGTGCTGCCGCCGACCACCGCGTACGTGTGGGCGCACGAGGACACGACCGTCGACGTCGTCTCCGCGGTGCAGGGCGCCGCGCGGCACGTCCTCATGGTGTCGTTCGCGACGTCCGACTCGCCCGCGCTCGGCGTCGACGTCATCGACGCGACCGCCCTGCGCCTGCGGGCGACGAGCGCCGACGCGCAGCCCGGTCTGCTGGGCACGGTCACCGTCACCGTCACCGACGGTGCCGACGTGCGGACGCAGGGCAAGGTCGCCGTCTTCCTCGTGGGGCCCGTCACCGGGCAGGGCGTCGTCGCCCAGCCCGACGTGGCGACGGTCCGCGTGGGCGGCACCGTCGACATCCCCGTGACGGACAACGACGTGGCCCCGATGGGCGGCCGCACGACGCTGCTGCCGGACCTGGTCACCTCCGGCACGCCCGGTGAGCTCGCGTTCGTGTCCGGCGGCACCGTGCGGTACGTGGCCCCGGAGACGCCCGGCACGTACACGGTCGGGTACGACGTCGCCTGGAGCCAGGACACCTCGCGGACGTCCTCGGCGACGGTCACCGTGACGGTCGTCGACGCCACCGCGAACCGCCCGCCCGTCGCGCCCGTCCTCGAGGGCCGCGTCGTCGCCGGCGGCACCGTGCGCATCCAGTTCGACCCGGCCGGGACGGACCCCGACGGGGACGCGGTCACGCTCGTGGGCGTCGGCCGGCCCGAGCCCGGGCAGGGCGCGGCGACGGTCGCGGAGACGGGCGACGGCCTGCGCTTCGTCGCGCCGTCGACCCTGACGCCCGGTCAGCAGGTGACGTTCACCTACCTGCTGCGCGACAGCCGCGGCGCGACGTCGACGGGCACCGTGCGGGTCGGCGTGCTGCCCGCGGGCGCGCGCAGCGGTGCCCCCGTGGCCTACGTCGACTACGTGCGCGTCACCGCGAGCCAGGACGAGCCCGTGACCCTCGAACCGCTCGCGAACGACCGCGAGCCGGACGGCGGTCCGCTGACGCTGACCGCGCTGCGCTCGGACGCCCTGCCCGGTACCCCGGAGGCCGCGCGCCTCGACGCCCTCGTCGACGAGGCGGGCACGTCCCTCGAGGACGGCGTCGTGGTGCTGCGCGCGGGCGACGTGCTCGGCGTGCACGCGTACGTCTACACGGTGACCGCCTCCGACGGCGTGAGCACGGCCGAGGGCCTGGTCGTCGTCGAGGTGGTCGCCGACGCCACCGGCGAGCAGCCGTTCGTGGCGGACACCGTGGTGACGCTGCGCGACCGCGACCAGCTCTCCGGGGCCGGCGTCGACGTCGTCGAGGGCAAGGTCCGCTGGGCCAACGGCCGCCCGGGGGACCTGCGGCTGTCCGTGTGGGGCGACGCCGCGGCGACCTGGACCGCAAACGGGACCCGGATCAGCGGGCCGCTGCCGCGCGGCGGCGCCGTGGTGCCGTTCGTGCTCGAGGGCACCGACGCGCGCGGCACGCAGGTGCGCGCGTACGGGCTGCTGCGCGTGCCGGCGTTCGACGACATGCGGCTGACCACGTTCGACGACCTCGACCCGCTCGCCGTCGACGAGGACGCGACCGCCGAGACGCGGCTGTCGTCGGTCGTGCAGGCGGGGCGGGGCGACCGCCTCGAGGTGCGCACGGACCCGGCGCCCGTCGCCCAGCGCTCGGCCGCCCGGTGCACCGTCACCGCCGACGGCACGCTGCGCTACGCGGCCGGGTCCGGTGCGCCGTGGCAGGACACCTGCACGGTCGCGGTGCGCGTGGTCGGGCAGGAGACCTGGACGGACGTGCTCGTGCCCGTCGAGATCCGGCCCGCCGCGCCGCAGGCCGTGCTCGCACCCGTGAGCCGCACCGTCGCGCCCGGTGCGACCGAGACCATCGACCTCGGCTCCATGCTGTCGTGGGAGGGCGGCCGCGTCGGTGACGAGGGCTCCATCGTCTTCACCACGTCGCTGTCCGGCGCCGGCGGCACGCTCGAGCTGCAGCAGGACGGCCGGACGCTGGCGGTGACCGCACGGGCGAACGCCGTGCCGGGCACGCGCGCGACCGTCACGGTCCGCGTCGCGCAGTACGGCGGGCTGCAGTCGACGGTCGACCTGCTCGTCGGCGCGGCGCCGACGGACGCCCCGCGCGGTGCGACGATCGCCGCCACCTGCAACGTGGCGGACGGCTCGGGCTGCACCATCCCGGTGGTCGGCGTGGCGGGCGAGTACGACCCGTTCGCGGGGCGGCCCGGCGCGGGCCTGGAGCTGGCGCAGGTCGGCTCGGCGGGCACCGTGGCGTGCGCGGTGGCGACCGTCAGCGCGGGTGACCGCGGCACCGTCCGGGTCTCGTGGCCCGCCGGCAGCCGCCCGGCCGGCGGCACCTGCGCCGTCCCGTTCACGGTCCGTGACGCGCAGGGGCGCCTCGGCGCCGGCCGCGTCGACCTCGACGTGCTGGGCTACCCCGCGCAGCCGGGCTCGCTGACGCTCGCGTCGTACACCGCGTCCTCCGTGGTCCTCGACCTCGCCCTCGGCGAGGCCGGCCGGGCGCACCCGGCCGTCAGCGGCGTGACCGTCTACCAGGACGGGCAGCCGGTGGCGGCGTCGTGCTCCCCGGCGGGGGCGAGCACGTACCGCTGCACCGTGGGCGGGCTGCGCAACGGCGAGCCGCACGGGTACACCGCACGCGTGCGCAACGCCGTCGGCGAGTCGCCCGACAGCACGCCCGTGCAGGCGTGGGCCTACGCGGCGCCCGCCGTGGCCGGCGTGCGCGCCGAGGCCGTCTACGACCCCGCACGCACGAGCCCGACACAGGGCGTGGCGCGCGTGACCATCGCCGCGGCGGACGACGCCCGCGCCTTCCGCGTCAGCGGGCTGGACGCGGAGGTGCCGCGCTCGGGTCGCGGCGAGACGACCGTCGACGTCGTGCTGCCGGTCGGCGCGCAGACGGTCACGGTGGTCCCGCTCAGCCGCTTCGTGCCCCCGAACGGCGGCACGGACGCGTCCGGGAACCCCAGCCAGGCGAGCGTGACCGTCGCGGGCACCCCCCTCGTGACGGGAGGCACGGCCGCCTCCGGCGACCGGTCCATCACGGTCAGCGGCGCGTCGGTCGACCCCAACGGCAGCGCACTGGGCACGAGCCTGCTGTACGGCGCGTTCCCCCGCGGGGTGGAGCCGACCTGCACGATGGGCGGTGACCGTCGTGCGCACCTGTCGGGGCGCGGCGGGGCGGTGACCGAGGCGCCGACCATCGGCGGCCTGGAGAACGACGAGCGCTACGGGGTGTACGTCTGCGGCTCCAACGGGTTCGGCACCGACCTGAAGTTCGTCGGGGAGGTCATGGTCTTCACGCCGTTCCCGTCGCCGTCGGTCGAGTCGGGCTGGGGCGTGCGCAACCAGCCGGCACCGCCGCAGGACGGGCGGTACGTGTGGGCCGACGTCAAGCAGCCCTCCGTCCGTCACGAGCCGTTCCTGAACCTGCAGTTCCAGGTGAACGGCGGCGGGTGGCGCAGCGGCTTCGAGCTCCCGGCCGGCGTCGTCGACCCGCGGGTCGAGGCGCGCCAGTGCAGCTACCGGAACCCGGACAACTGCTCGCCGGCCGTCGTCGTCCCGCGCGACCCGGCACTGGCGCCGAGCACGGTCACGGTCCAGTTCCCCGTGCGCACCTGCACCGTCGACCCCACGGGACGTGACGTGGTCGTCTCCGGCGGTGCCCAGGACGCGGCGCGCGTCGCCGTCGAGCAGGTGGAGGAGGGCGGGCGGCTCGTCACGCGCTGGACCCTCACCTGGACCGGCGCGTTCGCCGGCCTCAGCCCGGTCACGCACGACAACCGCGGGGAACGGTGCCCCGTCCCGCAGCCCGAGCCCACCCCGACCCCCACCACCCCCACCGCGCCCTGA
- a CDS encoding serine/threonine-protein kinase: MAGTPPVLPGYTYVRPLGVGGFADVFCYEQDMPRRVVAVKVLAEGLHDPVAQRAFEAEADVLARLSVHPSVVTVHQASVSADGRPYIVMEYCLDTYGARARRAPLPVPEVLDVGVRLASALETAHRSGVLHRDIKPSNVLRTSLGTPALADFGIAAAVSGSTGVPAIAMSVPWSAPEVLEERVAGSVAAEVWSLGATLWTLLTGRAPFEVGDRARDGREEMAGRIVRAKLRPMGREDVPERVEQVLARAMSKDPAHRHPSMLALAEELRWAQYDLGQPPTALEVPSAEWAAGASPVEVADRGARGPVVSRVRERSRAEARAERAAAEAAVDRDGLVVHGPARRAAWQAGVVGAVVGAVAVAAVVVVLALTGVLG, translated from the coding sequence GTGGCGGGGACCCCTCCGGTGCTGCCCGGCTACACCTACGTGCGCCCGCTGGGCGTCGGCGGGTTCGCCGACGTCTTCTGCTACGAGCAGGACATGCCGCGCCGCGTCGTCGCGGTGAAGGTGCTCGCCGAGGGGCTGCACGACCCCGTCGCGCAGCGTGCCTTCGAGGCCGAGGCGGACGTGCTCGCGCGGCTGAGCGTGCACCCCTCCGTCGTCACCGTGCACCAGGCGAGCGTCTCCGCCGACGGCCGCCCGTACATCGTCATGGAGTACTGCCTCGACACCTACGGGGCCCGCGCCCGCCGCGCCCCGCTGCCGGTGCCCGAGGTGCTCGACGTGGGGGTGCGGCTCGCGTCCGCGCTGGAGACCGCGCACCGCTCCGGCGTCCTGCACCGCGACATCAAGCCGTCGAACGTCCTGCGCACGTCCCTCGGGACGCCCGCGCTCGCGGACTTCGGCATCGCGGCCGCCGTGTCCGGCTCGACCGGGGTGCCGGCGATCGCCATGTCGGTGCCGTGGAGCGCGCCCGAGGTGCTCGAGGAGCGCGTTGCCGGCTCGGTCGCCGCCGAGGTGTGGAGCCTGGGGGCGACGCTCTGGACCCTGCTGACGGGGCGAGCGCCGTTCGAGGTGGGCGACCGCGCGCGCGACGGGCGCGAGGAGATGGCCGGGCGCATCGTGCGGGCGAAGCTGCGGCCGATGGGGCGCGAGGACGTGCCCGAGCGTGTGGAGCAGGTCCTGGCGCGGGCCATGTCGAAGGACCCGGCGCACCGGCACCCGTCGATGCTCGCGCTCGCGGAGGAGCTGCGCTGGGCGCAGTACGACCTGGGCCAGCCGCCGACGGCGCTGGAGGTCCCGTCGGCCGAGTGGGCCGCGGGTGCCAGCCCCGTCGAGGTCGCCGACCGCGGTGCGCGGGGGCCGGTGGTGTCGCGCGTGCGCGAGCGCAGCCGTGCGGAGGCCCGCGCCGAGCGCGCGGCGGCCGAGGCCGCGGTCGACCGGGACGGGCTCGTGGTGCACGGGCCGGCCCGGCGCGCGGCGTGGCAGGCGGGCGTGGTCGGGGCCGTCGTCGGCGCCGTCGCGGTGGCCGCCGTCGTCGTGGTCCTCGCGCTGACCGGGGTGCTCGGGTGA
- a CDS encoding phosphotransferase, translating to MLGFDAVQGRQPELPWRSDDLQLVLAAVDALAEAEPLPRHDLPRTDDRLATDFTGWRSLHRLAPQHRAEVVAGVGEPGRWALEHLDDLVRFEQDALRVCAGDSLVHGDLRADNVMVEDGHDRVWLIDWPHASVGAPWLDLAFMLPSVALQGGGDPARIFAERPVSDGVSRADLRAGLTGLAGYFAWASGQPAPPGIPNLRPFQAAQAAATLQWLRELT from the coding sequence GTGCTGGGCTTCGACGCCGTGCAGGGGCGCCAGCCGGAGCTGCCGTGGCGGTCGGACGACCTGCAGCTCGTGCTCGCGGCCGTCGACGCGCTGGCCGAGGCCGAGCCCCTGCCCCGGCACGACCTGCCGCGCACGGACGACCGGCTCGCGACCGACTTCACCGGGTGGCGTTCGCTGCACCGGCTCGCACCGCAGCACCGCGCCGAGGTCGTCGCGGGCGTCGGGGAGCCCGGACGGTGGGCGCTCGAGCACCTGGACGACCTGGTGCGCTTCGAGCAGGACGCCCTGCGGGTGTGCGCGGGCGACAGCCTCGTGCACGGCGACCTGCGCGCGGACAACGTCATGGTCGAGGACGGGCACGACCGCGTGTGGCTCATCGACTGGCCGCACGCGTCCGTCGGCGCGCCGTGGCTCGACCTGGCGTTCATGCTGCCGAGCGTGGCGCTGCAGGGCGGCGGCGACCCGGCGCGGATCTTCGCCGAGCGGCCCGTCTCCGACGGCGTCTCCCGTGCGGACCTGCGCGCGGGCCTGACCGGTCTGGCGGGCTACTTCGCCTGGGCCTCGGGGCAGCCCGCCCCGCCGGGCATCCCGAACCTGCGGCCGTTCCAGGCGGCGCAGGCCGCCGCGACGCTGCAGTGGCTGCGCGAGCTCACCTGA
- a CDS encoding electron transfer flavoprotein subunit alpha/FixB family protein — protein sequence MTATPVLVLLDHAADGTLRPPVRELLTLARTLADGAPVEGVWAGAQAPDAALPVLGEQGVTTVHRLVTDADLHVSAVLADGLVQVLAATGATLLLAVSSFENKEAVARVAVRTGAGVVTDADGVVLEDGRVVAHKTVLAGTWSTRCAVTAPVALVTVKANSVAAQDAATPTQPAVVEHTVDVSDASRRVRLVERTERADSGRPDLGSAHVVVVGGRGTEGDFSPVEELADVLGAAVGATRVATDEGWIGHDAQIGQTGVTISPRLYIGAGVSGAVHHRGGMQASGTIVAVNSDPDAPIFEIADFGVVGDLFTVLPQAAAELRRRQG from the coding sequence GTGACCGCCACCCCCGTGCTCGTCCTGCTCGACCACGCCGCCGACGGCACGCTGCGGCCGCCGGTGCGCGAGCTGCTCACGCTCGCCCGCACGCTCGCGGACGGCGCCCCCGTCGAGGGCGTCTGGGCCGGTGCGCAGGCACCCGACGCGGCGCTGCCCGTGCTCGGCGAACAGGGTGTGACGACGGTGCACCGGCTCGTCACGGACGCCGACCTGCACGTGTCGGCCGTGCTCGCCGACGGCCTCGTCCAGGTCCTCGCGGCGACCGGCGCGACCCTGCTGCTCGCGGTCTCCTCGTTCGAGAACAAGGAGGCCGTGGCGCGCGTCGCCGTGCGCACCGGTGCGGGCGTCGTCACGGACGCCGACGGCGTGGTGCTCGAGGACGGCCGTGTCGTCGCGCACAAGACCGTGCTCGCCGGCACCTGGTCGACCCGCTGCGCCGTGACGGCACCGGTCGCGCTCGTGACCGTCAAGGCCAACTCGGTCGCCGCGCAGGACGCGGCGACGCCGACGCAGCCGGCGGTCGTGGAGCACACCGTGGACGTCTCGGACGCGTCGCGCCGCGTGCGGCTCGTCGAGCGGACCGAGCGCGCGGACTCGGGCCGGCCGGACCTCGGCTCGGCGCACGTCGTCGTCGTGGGCGGGCGCGGCACCGAGGGCGACTTCTCGCCCGTCGAGGAGCTCGCCGACGTGCTCGGTGCCGCGGTCGGCGCCACGCGCGTCGCGACCGACGAGGGCTGGATCGGGCACGACGCGCAGATCGGCCAGACGGGCGTGACGATCTCCCCCCGCCTCTACATCGGCGCCGGCGTCTCCGGCGCCGTGCACCACCGCGGTGGCATGCAGGCCTCCGGCACGATCGTGGCGGTCAACTCCGACCCGGACGCACCGATCTTCGAGATCGCCGACTTCGGCGTGGTGGGCGACCTGTTCACGGTGCTGCCGCAGGCCGCCGCCGAGCTGCGCCGGCGGCAGGGCTGA